CGACGGGCCCGGGGCGGTGCCGGCGACCTCCGCCTGCCACCGTCCGCGGGCGGCGAGGACCTCGTCGTGGTCCCGGCCGATGAAGTTCCACCACATGACGATCCGCTCGCCCAGCGGCTGCCCGCCGATCAGCAGCACCCGGACGTCCTCGTCGCCCGCGCGCAGCGTCAGCGTGCGGGCGCCCGGCGCGCGGTAGAGCAGGTGGTGGAGCGGGGCCGCCACCCCGTCCACCTCGACGGTGCCGGTGTCGACCAGCACGCCGTGCTCGAAGAGGGGGTCGACCTCGAACGTGTGCGCCTCGCCGGCGCGCAGGCGCACCTCCGCCCCGAGCAGCGGGGCGAACGTCGGCACCGGGGACGTCGACCCGGCGAGCGAGCCGAGGAACACCTGCACCCGGCCGCCGGGCAGCGGCACGACCGGCGGCACGTGGTGGTCGAACGCCGGCGGGACGTCCCGGTGGGCCTCCGGGAGCACCGTCCAGAGCTGCACCCCGTGCAGCACGGTGGTCGCGTCCGTCGAGTCCTCGGAGTGGCTGATGCCGTGCCCGGCGGTCATGAGGTTGACCTCCCCGGGCCGGACCAGGCAGTGCGTGCCGAGGCTGTCGCGGTGCTCGATCTCCCCGGAGAACAGCCACGACACCGTCTGCAGCCCGGTGTGCGGGTGGGGCGGCACGCGCATCCCCCCGGTCGCCGCCACGTCGTCGGGCCCGTAGTGGTCGAGGAAGCACCAGGCGCCGACGAACGACCGCGCCCGCTGCGGCAGCGTGCGCCGCACGGTCATCGCGCGGATGCCGCCGAGCGGCACGTCGCGCGGCTCCAGCAGCTCCGTCCCCGCGGGCAGGCCGGCGCCGGCGGCGGGCTCGGCGACCGGTGTGCAGACGCGCTCGGTCGCGACGGCCTCGAGGTTCGTCATGTCGCTCCCGGTGGTCGCGTGGCGGGGGCGACCAGGGTACGTCGGGCGGCCCCTGGCCCGGCGACCCTCAGCGCCGCCGCACGAGCCCCCGCACCACGGCGACGGCGACGACCCCGCCGGCGATCCACGGGCCCGCGACGAGCAGCGGGTCGAGCACCTGGTGGCGGACGTCGACCCGCCCTCGGCGCGAGGCGACCGGGTGGTGCCGCAGCTCGGACAGCACGCCCGTCTCCGTGACCGGGTCGTCCGGCCGGGTGGACGCCAGCGACCGCAGGTGCGCGGTGGTCGACTCGACCCGGTCGGCGGCGATCAGGAGCAGCCAGTGCGCCGCGCGGCCCTCGCTGAACCGCTCGTACGCGTACCGGCGGACGGCCCCCGCCGGGCCGTGCAGCGGCTGCGCGGTGCCGAAGACCGGCGTGAGCCTCTCGTGCTCGATCGAGCGCTCCCGGGGGGACGTCTCGGGCTGCTGCTCGGGCAGGTCCCAGTGGGCGCCCGTCTCCAGGTCCGTCCGCTCCCGCGGGTAGGAGGGGCGGTCGGCGGGGTCGAGGTCGGCGCCCCAGCCGGGGATGCGGGCGCGGAGCTGCTCGGGGGTCTCCGGCAGCGGCGGCTTCTCGGCGCGGTACGGCATGGTCTGCCCCTCAGTCCTCGTCCGGGATGATGACCGGCTTGATGATCCCGTCGAGCTTCGACGACATCAGGTGGTACCCCTCGGCGATGTGCTCCAGGGGGATGCGGTGCGTGATGACGTCCGACGGCTTCAGGTAGCCGTTGCGGATGTGCTCGAGCAGGCGCGGCCACTGCCGTGCGACCGGCGCCTGGTTCATCCGCAGCGTCAGGCCCTTGTTCATCGCGTCGCCGAACTTCACCGCGGAGAAGATCGGGCCGTACGCCCCCATGACGGACACCGTGCCGCCCTTGCGGACGCCGTCGATCGCCCAGTTCAGCGCGACCGGGGACCCGCCCTGCAGCTTCAGCTTGGCGGCGGTGACGTGCTGGACCAGGTTGCCGTCCGCCTCGGCGCCGACGGCCTCGATCACCCGGTCGAACCCCAGGCCGTCGGTGGCCTTCTTCATCTCGACCACGATGTCGTCGAAGTGGGTGTAGTTGCGCGTCTCGGCGTACGCGAACTCCTCCGCCTTGCGCAGCCGGTAGTCGAGCTGGTCGACCACGACCACCCGCCCCGCGCCCATGAGCCACGCGGACCGGGCGGCGAACAGGCCCACCGGGCCGGCGCCGAGCACCGCGACCGTGTCGCCCTCGGCGATGTCCGCGAGCTGCGCGCCGAAGTACCCGGTGGACAGCGCGTCGGTCATCAGCAGCGCGTCCTCGTCGTCCAGCCAGTCCGGGATCACCCGCGGGCCGACGTCCGCGAACGGCACCCGCACGTACTGCGCCTGACCGCCGTCGTAGCCGCCGGTGGTGTGCGAGTACCCGTAGATGCCGCCGACGGCGGTCGCGTTCGGGTTCACGTTGTGGCAGTTCGAGTACAGGCCCCGCGCGCAGAAGAAGCACGTCCCGCAGAAGATGTTGAACGGCACCATCACGCGGTCCCCGACCTGCAGGTTCTGCACGGACGCGCCGACCTGCTCGACCACCCCGATGAACTCGTGCCCGAACGTGTGCCCGATCCGGGTGTCGGGCATCATCCCGTGGTAGAGGTGCAGGTCGGAGCCGCAGATCGCCGCCCGCACCACCTTCACGATCGCGTCGTTCGGGTGCTCGATCCCCGGGACGTCCTTCTCCTCCACGCGGACCTTGTACGGCCCTCGGTACACCATGGCTCGCATGGGCGGGCCCCCTCCCGATCGGTCCCCCCAGGGTGCGGAGCGTCCGGCCGGACCGCATCTCGGGGAGAATGGCGCGATGCAGATCCCGGGGGCGCAGGACGAGTCCGCGTGGCGGCTGTGCGTCCTGCTGTCGGCCGCCGTGCTCCCGCCCGCGACGGCGGCGCTCCTCGTGGTCATGGCGGCCGGCGGGGC
This is a stretch of genomic DNA from Cellulomonas sp. ES6. It encodes these proteins:
- a CDS encoding pirin family protein, which encodes MTNLEAVATERVCTPVAEPAAGAGLPAGTELLEPRDVPLGGIRAMTVRRTLPQRARSFVGAWCFLDHYGPDDVAATGGMRVPPHPHTGLQTVSWLFSGEIEHRDSLGTHCLVRPGEVNLMTAGHGISHSEDSTDATTVLHGVQLWTVLPEAHRDVPPAFDHHVPPVVPLPGGRVQVFLGSLAGSTSPVPTFAPLLGAEVRLRAGEAHTFEVDPLFEHGVLVDTGTVEVDGVAAPLHHLLYRAPGARTLTLRAGDEDVRVLLIGGQPLGERIVMWWNFIGRDHDEVLAARGRWQAEVAGTAPGPSRFGRVEGHPHPPLPAPPIPELRLKPRR
- a CDS encoding zinc-dependent alcohol dehydrogenase, giving the protein MRAMVYRGPYKVRVEEKDVPGIEHPNDAIVKVVRAAICGSDLHLYHGMMPDTRIGHTFGHEFIGVVEQVGASVQNLQVGDRVMVPFNIFCGTCFFCARGLYSNCHNVNPNATAVGGIYGYSHTTGGYDGGQAQYVRVPFADVGPRVIPDWLDDEDALLMTDALSTGYFGAQLADIAEGDTVAVLGAGPVGLFAARSAWLMGAGRVVVVDQLDYRLRKAEEFAYAETRNYTHFDDIVVEMKKATDGLGFDRVIEAVGAEADGNLVQHVTAAKLKLQGGSPVALNWAIDGVRKGGTVSVMGAYGPIFSAVKFGDAMNKGLTLRMNQAPVARQWPRLLEHIRNGYLKPSDVITHRIPLEHIAEGYHLMSSKLDGIIKPVIIPDED